One genomic region from Leptospira tipperaryensis encodes:
- a CDS encoding LIC_12238 family plasminogen-binding lipoprotein yields MKFLPAFLRISFLILTFVLSTSCFKPTGDFGWAVMDEEKFNVLEKKIMTVGEYTITRENLIFPDDKTIHYIYRFSRSVPETAETYVSLSRFQLGYNELDVLRKRPNPISKTIEGSFQGLTPGKYLLKVAYEGDVIDEVEFLVRTPKGSFSEEASSQADDDIEKAMK; encoded by the coding sequence ATGAAATTTCTTCCTGCGTTTTTAAGAATCTCATTCCTGATTTTAACTTTTGTCCTTTCGACTTCGTGTTTTAAACCGACTGGGGATTTTGGTTGGGCCGTCATGGACGAGGAAAAGTTCAACGTCCTCGAAAAGAAAATCATGACCGTGGGAGAATATACGATCACAAGGGAGAATCTGATTTTCCCGGACGATAAAACCATTCACTATATCTATCGATTCTCCAGATCCGTTCCGGAAACCGCGGAAACCTATGTGAGTTTAAGTCGTTTTCAGTTGGGATACAACGAACTCGACGTTCTTCGAAAAAGACCGAATCCGATTTCAAAAACGATTGAAGGATCGTTTCAAGGACTGACTCCCGGAAAGTATCTTTTGAAAGTCGCCTATGAGGGAGACGTGATCGACGAGGTGGAATTTTTGGTGAGAACTCCCAAGGGTTCTTTCAGCGAAGAAGCGTCTTCGCAAGCGGACGACGATATCGAAAAAGCGATGAAGTGA
- a CDS encoding CBS domain-containing protein, which yields MYVKQILAKKDRKLLSVEPDTSVMDAVKFMTKYDIGSVMILGEGKLKGIFTERDVLHLSAELGLDFFKKSVSEVMSTTLTTMSPEDDVDELLSIMLKKRIRHMPILEDGLLIGIISIGDAVKAKIEKTEEENKNLKQYMYNENGFI from the coding sequence ATGTACGTAAAACAGATCCTTGCAAAAAAAGATAGAAAACTCCTTTCGGTGGAGCCGGATACTTCGGTGATGGATGCGGTCAAATTTATGACTAAGTATGACATCGGATCGGTTATGATTTTGGGCGAAGGGAAACTAAAGGGCATTTTTACGGAAAGGGACGTTCTCCATCTTTCCGCAGAACTGGGATTGGATTTTTTCAAAAAATCAGTTTCAGAGGTAATGTCCACCACGCTCACTACAATGTCCCCCGAGGACGACGTAGACGAACTCCTTTCCATTATGCTCAAAAAGAGAATCCGCCACATGCCTATTTTAGAAGACGGACTTTTGATCGGAATTATTTCGATCGGAGACGCGGTGAAAGCCAAGATCGAAAAAACCGAAGAGGAAAATAAAAATCTAAAACAGTATATGTACAACGAAAACGGCTTTATCTGA